In a genomic window of Acidobacteriota bacterium:
- a CDS encoding c-type cytochrome produces the protein MTRKLFFILALCAASLTGFTSQARNDNRVTFTKEIAPILYQHCAQCHRPDEAAPFSVLRYQDVRPWAKSIREKVVAREMPPWHADAPHGQFSNDARLTQAEIDAIAAWVDSGAPEGNPKNLPPAPKAASTWAIGEPDAVLQMPQAYTLAAQGTDDYIYFRVPTHFTEDKWIQAAEFLPGNRPVVHHALVFVESPSLYRRALDQAKTQGGDLRNPVSVFQTSRGSSEYLDGTVYRTKPDTPVINDLCASTRNSDSGGGPFLLMGYAPGKNADVYPTGTAKRIPAGANLIFQMHYAKTTGQSETDRTSVALRFARQPVEKLVESLMIENYQFAIPPGAAQHTATACYTLPREVELMDFTPHMHVRGKAMKYEVIYPDGKRATLLNVPRYDFNWQTLYMLSQPLRVPQGARLMVTATFDNSAQNKRNPDPTKTVRFGEPTYDEMLIGFVGVARPKPPERPVAKLAPETLAAYEGVYSAGLGPQFTIRQEGGTLYFIIPGQLPLPATPESATKFYFRDVEDAEVVFSKTAAGDGVELQATFGQQKIQAKKRN, from the coding sequence ATGACACGCAAACTATTTTTCATCCTGGCGCTCTGCGCCGCCAGTCTCACCGGATTCACCAGTCAGGCACGTAATGATAACCGTGTGACCTTCACCAAAGAGATCGCGCCGATCCTTTACCAGCACTGTGCGCAATGCCATCGCCCGGACGAAGCCGCGCCGTTTTCCGTCTTGCGTTATCAGGACGTGCGCCCGTGGGCCAAATCCATTCGGGAAAAAGTCGTCGCGCGCGAAATGCCGCCGTGGCATGCCGATGCGCCGCACGGACAGTTCTCCAACGACGCGCGGCTGACACAAGCCGAGATTGACGCTATCGCCGCCTGGGTAGACAGCGGCGCACCCGAAGGCAATCCGAAGAATTTGCCGCCCGCGCCGAAAGCCGCTTCAACGTGGGCGATTGGAGAGCCGGATGCCGTGCTGCAAATGCCGCAGGCTTACACACTCGCGGCGCAGGGAACGGACGATTACATCTACTTCCGCGTGCCGACCCATTTCACCGAAGACAAATGGATTCAAGCCGCCGAATTCCTCCCCGGCAATCGGCCTGTAGTCCATCACGCCCTCGTGTTCGTCGAGTCGCCGTCGCTGTACCGTCGCGCGCTCGATCAGGCCAAAACGCAAGGCGGCGATTTGCGCAACCCAGTCTCGGTCTTTCAAACCTCACGCGGTAGCTCTGAATATCTGGACGGCACGGTTTATCGCACCAAGCCAGACACGCCCGTCATCAACGATCTGTGCGCTTCGACGCGCAACAGCGACAGCGGCGGCGGCCCATTCCTGCTGATGGGATATGCGCCGGGCAAGAACGCCGATGTTTATCCGACTGGCACAGCGAAACGCATCCCGGCGGGCGCGAACCTGATCTTCCAGATGCATTACGCCAAGACCACGGGACAGTCCGAAACCGACCGCACCAGCGTCGCGCTGCGGTTCGCCCGGCAACCGGTCGAGAAACTGGTCGAATCGCTGATGATCGAAAACTATCAATTCGCCATCCCGCCCGGAGCCGCACAACACACAGCGACGGCCTGTTACACGCTGCCTCGCGAGGTCGAATTGATGGATTTCACGCCGCACATGCATGTGCGCGGCAAAGCCATGAAATACGAGGTGATTTATCCAGACGGCAAACGCGCCACGCTGCTGAATGTGCCACGCTACGATTTCAATTGGCAGACGCTTTATATGCTCAGCCAGCCGTTGCGAGTGCCCCAGGGCGCACGCCTGATGGTCACAGCCACCTTCGACAATTCCGCCCAAAACAAACGCAATCCCGATCCGACCAAAACAGTGCGCTTTGGCGAACCGACATACGACGAAATGTTGATTGGGTTCGTAGGTGTTGCGCGTCCGAAACCGCCAGAACGTCCGGTGGCGAAACTCGCGCCAGAAACACTGGCAGCGTATGAGGGCGTGTATTCCGCCGGACTTGGGCCACAATTCACCATCCGGCAGGAAGGCGGCACGCTTTATTTCATAATCCCCGGTCAATTGCCCTTACCCGCGACGCCTGAATCAGCCACAAAATTTTACTTCCGGGATGTAGAAGACGCCGAGGTGGTCTTCAGCAAAACCGCAGCGGGCGATGGGGTTGAATTACAGGCGACCTTCGGCCAACAAAAGATCCAGGCGAAGAAGCGCAACTAG
- a CDS encoding CoA transferase has translation MKPLNGITVLDLTRLLPGAVATMMLGDFGADVIKIEEPGTGDPARHSRAGIKRPGAYFFVTNRNKRSLTLNLKSEAGRAIFLKLAAQADVVVEGFRPGVMERLGLSYATLQALNPRLIYCALTGYGQDGPYRLKPGHDANYLSTAGVLGVIGGKDGPPVLPGVQLADLAGGSLHAVIGVLLALQARERTGAGQFVDVSMTDSALSLMYVPLASYLANEAQPPRGNDGLSGKYACYQLYETKDGRYLSLGALEPKFWQEACRVLGREEFIPQQFNNAQTGMIVALRDLFKTRTAAEWLAAFDGVDTCIALVNDVEEMIEDPQIKARGMIGEIEHPTEGALKQIAPTVNLSATPGTMELPPPQLGEHTREILQGLGYSDEAIKQFAETGAI, from the coding sequence ATGAAACCCTTAAACGGCATCACTGTCCTCGATCTCACCCGTCTGCTGCCTGGCGCCGTCGCCACCATGATGCTCGGCGATTTCGGCGCCGACGTCATCAAAATCGAAGAGCCCGGCACCGGCGATCCCGCGCGGCATTCGCGCGCCGGCATTAAACGGCCCGGCGCGTACTTCTTCGTCACCAATCGCAACAAACGCAGCCTGACGCTCAACCTCAAATCCGAAGCCGGGCGCGCGATTTTCCTGAAGCTTGCCGCCCAAGCCGATGTCGTCGTCGAAGGCTTCCGCCCCGGCGTGATGGAGCGGCTGGGCTTGAGTTATGCGACGTTGCAAGCGTTGAACCCGCGCCTGATTTATTGCGCGCTCACCGGCTACGGGCAGGACGGGCCGTATCGCCTGAAGCCGGGTCACGATGCGAATTACCTGAGCACGGCGGGCGTGCTGGGCGTGATTGGCGGCAAAGACGGGCCGCCCGTTTTGCCCGGCGTGCAACTGGCCGATCTGGCGGGCGGCAGCTTGCACGCGGTCATCGGCGTGCTGCTGGCGTTGCAGGCGCGCGAGCGCACGGGCGCAGGCCAATTCGTAGACGTCTCGATGACCGACAGTGCGTTGTCGTTGATGTATGTGCCGCTGGCTTCCTACCTGGCGAACGAAGCGCAACCGCCGCGTGGCAATGATGGGTTGTCAGGCAAGTACGCCTGTTATCAGCTTTATGAAACAAAGGATGGGCGTTATCTATCGCTCGGCGCGCTGGAACCGAAATTCTGGCAGGAAGCCTGTCGCGTGCTGGGCCGCGAAGAGTTCATCCCGCAGCAATTCAACAATGCCCAAACGGGCATGATCGTGGCGCTGCGCGACCTCTTCAAAACACGCACAGCGGCGGAATGGCTGGCGGCTTTTGACGGCGTAGACACTTGCATCGCGCTGGTCAACGACGTTGAAGAAATGATCGAAGACCCGCAAATCAAAGCGCGCGGGATGATCGGCGAGATCGAACATCCGACCGAAGGCGCGTTGAAACAAATCGCGCCGACGGTGAACCTTTCGGCGACGCCAGGGACGATGGAATTGCCGCCGCCGCAACTCGGCGAACATACGCGCGAGATTTTGCAGGGGCTGGGTTACAGCGACGAAGCGATCAAGCAGTTCGCAGAGACAGGCGCGATCTAA